From the Megalops cyprinoides isolate fMegCyp1 chromosome 21, fMegCyp1.pri, whole genome shotgun sequence genome, one window contains:
- the zbtb8b gene encoding zinc finger and BTB domain-containing protein 8B, producing MEVPSYQSKLLCELNEQRKRDFFCDCSIIVEGRVFKAHRNVLFAGSGYFRALLVHFLQDSGQRHSTASLDIVTSEAFSLILDFLYSGRLDLRSDNVIEVMSAASYLQMTDVVSFCKAYIRSSLEICNREKEREREREKEREKEKEGLADSGSPAQASHASTSQTDGGEHSGSDVPSSAAPGLASALPLAPSTPLAASRDSESESSRGEFPSFHPMDLAIRSSQGDKANSSRFLLGLVHPKTEFDPDEEGEASPERKDMPLFHAPPHDDDRPHPSSQTPGNEPSSLPYDNYHMKQFLEVFLRGGSDPRREELVQHFAQSLGGGDGGSRMEEGLGLGGSSIMEIQSEWYGEDTGDGLVVPVKLHKCPFCPYTAKQKGIMKRHIRCHTGERPYPCETCGKRFTRQEHLRSHSLSVHRSNWPIVCKGCRRTFTGAVSHGLKRFGLCDGCTCVTTTQDDSAPINLSSQSEGAERSDGDSDWPIYMDDAEEAEPSGGDDDLEDKQELQRQLSENEGLL from the exons ATGGAGGTGCCGTCCTACCAGTCGAAGCTGCTGTGCGAGCTGAACGAGCAGAGAAAACGTGACTTCTTCTGCGACTGCAGCATCATCGTGGAGGGGCGGGTCTTCAAGGCGCACCGCAACGTGCTGTTCGCCGGCAGCGGCTACTTCCGGGCGCTGCTGGTTCACTTCCTGCAGGACAGCGGTCAGCGGCACAGCACGGCCTCGCTGGACATCGTCACCTCCGAGGCCTTCTCCCTCATCCTGGACTTCCTCTACTCGGGCCGGCTGGACCTGCGCAGCGACAATGTCATTGAGGTGATGTCGGCTGCCAGCTACCTGCAGATGACCGACGTGGTCAGCTTCTGCAAGGCCTACATCCGCTCGTCGCTGGAGATTTGcaacagggagaaggagagggagcgagagcgggagaaggagagggagaaggagaaggaggggctGGCGGACAGCGGCTCTCCTGCCCAGGCCTCCCACGCCTCCACCTCCCAGACTGACGGAGGGGAGCACTCGGGTTCGGACGTGCCCAGCTCGGCCGCGCCTGGCCTGGCCTCCGCTCTCCCACTTGCCCCCTCCACCCCGCTCGCCGCCAGCAGGGACTCAGAGAGCGAGAGCTCCAGGGGGGAGTTTCCCAGCTTCCACCCCATGGACCTAGCCATCCGGAGCAGCCAGGGGGACAAGGCCAACTCCTCCCGCTTCCTCCTGGGGCTGGTGCACCCCAAGACGGAGTTCGACCCCGACGAAGAAGGGGAGGCCTCCCCAGAGCGCAAGGACATGCCCCTCTTCCATGCCCCACCCCACGACGACGACAGGCCCCACCCTTCCAGCCAGACCCCCGGCAACGAGCCCTCCTCACTGCCTTACGACAACTACCACATGAAGCAGTTCCTGGAGGTGTTCCTCAGAGGCGGGTCGGACCCGCGCCGGGAGGAGCTGGTCCAGCACTTTGCCCAGAGTCTGGGCGGCGGGGACGGGGGCAGCCGTATGGAGGAGGGGCTGGGGCTCGGAGGATCCTCCATCATGGAGATACAGAGCGAGTGGTACGGCGAGGACACAG GGGATGGGCTGGTGGTGCCGGTGAAGCTGCACAAGTGCCCCTTCTGCCCCTACACGGCCAAGCAGAAGGGCATCATGAAGCGGCACATCCGCTGCCACACCGGGGAGCGGCCGTACCCCTGCGAGACCTGTGGCAAGCGCTTCACCCGGCAGGAGCACCTGCGCAGCCACTCCCtcagc GTGCACCGCTCAAACTGGCCCATCGTCTGTAAGGGGTGTCGCCGCACCTTCACAGGGGCGGTGTCCCACGGACTGAAGCGGTTCGGCCTCTGCGACGGCTGCACCTGCGTCACCACCACCCAGGACGACTCCGCCCCCATCAACCTCAGCAGCCAGTCGGAGGGCGCCGAGCGCAGCGACGGGGACAGCGATTGGCCGATTTACATGGACGACGCGGAGGAGGCGGAGCCCAGCGGTGGCGACGACGACCTGGAGGACAAGCAGGAACTTCAGAGGCAGCTCTCGGAGAATGAGGGTCTATTGTAG
- the LOC118768955 gene encoding tissue alpha-L-fucosidase-like, producing MKREACQSSRDLYDGRFISLSRRCKMSGFSTKCMLFLVALTSLSGVAARYTPDWDSLDSRPLPSWYDEAKFGIFVHWGVFAVPGFASEWFWWHWQGEPIKTCVEFMKKNYPPGFSYPEFAPDFRAQFFDPDQWAEVFEASGAKYVVLTSKHHEGFTTWGSPHSWNWNSVDTGPHRDLVGDLGVAVRKRSLHYGLYNSLYEWFHPLYLADKKTGFKTQEFVSTKLMPELHDLVTRYKPDLIWSDGDWEAPDSYWNSTEFLAWLYNDSPVKDSVVTNDRWGAGCSCKHGGYFNCEDKYTPGHLPKHKWEKCTSVDIFSWGYRRTMHLTELLDLPSIIKDLVVTVALGGNYLLNVGPTAEGTIPVVFEERLRGVGDWLRVNGEAVYASRPWRVQTENGTVPVWYTSKGSRVYTFLLTRPPKPTLEMLAPITSPLTTVTLLGYPAPLKWSPIQPAGLTVMLPLESFFDSHVWTLRLDNVL from the exons ATGAAACGGGAAGCATGTCAGAGTTCTAGAGATTTATACGACGGTAGGTTTATTTCACTCAGTCGTCGATGCAAAATGTCCGGATTTTCTACAAAATGCATGCTCTTCCTAGTTGCACTCACCTCATTATCAGGAGTCGCAGCTCGGTACACTCCGGACTGGGACAGTCTGGATTCTAGACCACTGCCAAGCTGGTACGATGAAGCCAAATTCGGGATTTTCGTTCACTGGGGAGTGTTTGCAGTCCCCGGATTTGCCAGCGAGTGGTTCTGGTGGCATTGGCAGGGTGAACCGATAAAGACTTGCGTGGAATTCATGAAGAAAAATTACCCTCCAGGATTCAGTTACCCGGAGTTTGCGCCCGACTTCCGTGCCCAGTTTTTTGATCCGGATCAATGGGCCGAGGTTTTCGAGGCTTCGGGTGCCAA GTACGTGGTTCTCACTTCCAAGCACCACGAGGGCTTCACGACTTGGGGATCCCCACACAGCTGGAACTGGAACTCTGTGGACACGGGGCCGCACCGGGACCTCGTGGGAGACCTAGGTGTAGCGGTGCGAAAAAG GTCCCTGCACTATGGACTGTATAATTCCCTCTATGAGTGGTTCCACCCTCTCTACCTGGCTGATAAAAAGACAGGCTTCAAAACCCAGGAGTTTGTATCCACTAAGCTGATGCCCGAACTTCACGACCTTGTCACCAG GTACAAGCCAGACCTGATCTGGTCAGACGGGGACTGGGAAGCTCCTGACTCCTACTGGAACTCCACCGAATTTCTGGCCTGGCTGTACAATGACAGCCCTGTCAAG GACTCGGTGGTGACCAATGACCGCTGGGGGGCGGGCTGCAGCTGCAAGCATGGGGGCTACTTCAACTGTGAGGACAAGTACACCCCGGGACACCTGCCCAAACACAAGTGGGAGAAGTGCACCTCTGTGGACATCTTCTCCTGGGGATATCGGAGGACAATGCATCTGACGGAGCTGCTGGACCTGCCCAGTATTATAAAG GACCTGGTGGTCACCGTGGCCCTCGGGGGGAACTACCTGCTGAACGTGGGGCCCACAGCGGAGGGGACCATTCCAGTGGTGTTCGAGGAACGACTGCGGGGCGTGGGCGACTGGCTGCGGGTGAACGGGGAGGCGGTGTACGCCTCCAGGCCGTGGAGGGTGCAGACGGAGAACGGCACCGTGCCTGTGTG GTACACCTCAAAGGGCTCCCGAGTGTACACCTTCCTTCTCACCCGGCCGCCGAAACCCACCCTGGAGATGCTTGCGCCCATAACGTCACCACTCACAACC GTGACATTATTGGGGTACCCAGCACCCCTCAAGTGGTCCCCCATCCAGCCAGCTGGACTGACGGTCATGCTGCCCCTCGAGTCTTTTTTTGACAGCCATGTGTGGACACTGAGACTGGACAACGTCTTGTGA